One Maribacter cobaltidurans genomic window carries:
- a CDS encoding anthranilate synthase component I family protein: MSYTLKTYSKKILADTITPVSVYLKIRDKFPNSILLESSDYHANDNSFSYICCNPIASIKIQDERIYKEFPDGRNETLEITEDTDVVSEIDAFAKSFKITEQDYKFITNGLFGFMAYDAVRYFEDVEISKKPNSVEIPDIYYAVYQNVIAINHFKNEAYIFAHCYDSENNISEIERLLNVRTFASYNFSKEGEVKTNLKDEEYKQHVELAKKHCQRGDVFQLVLSRRFSQKFKGDEFNVYRALRSINPSPYLFFFDYGDFKIFGSSPEAQLIVKNGKAEIHPIAGTYKRTGNDEKDAELAKKLALDDKENSEHVMLVDLARNDLSRNGNLVNVDTYREVQYFSHVIHLVSKVTGLKKPDIPTLKIVADTFPAGTLSGAPKHMAMQLIEKYEKTSRSYYGGAIGFMDFNGNFNHAIMIRTFLSKNHELHFQAGAGLVAASNADDELQETYNKLGALNKALEIAETI, translated from the coding sequence ATGTCCTACACCTTAAAGACATATTCAAAAAAAATACTTGCGGACACTATAACGCCCGTCAGTGTGTATTTAAAAATTAGAGATAAGTTTCCCAATAGCATCCTGTTGGAAAGCAGTGACTACCATGCCAATGACAACAGTTTTTCCTATATATGTTGTAATCCCATTGCATCCATAAAAATTCAGGATGAAAGAATTTACAAGGAATTTCCCGATGGCAGAAATGAAACTCTTGAAATTACTGAGGATACAGATGTAGTCTCGGAAATTGATGCTTTTGCCAAAAGTTTCAAGATAACTGAACAGGACTATAAATTTATAACCAATGGACTTTTTGGTTTCATGGCCTATGATGCTGTACGTTATTTTGAAGATGTGGAAATTTCCAAAAAACCGAATTCGGTCGAAATTCCGGATATCTATTATGCCGTCTACCAAAACGTGATCGCCATAAACCATTTTAAGAACGAAGCTTACATTTTCGCTCACTGTTATGATTCGGAGAATAATATTTCGGAAATAGAACGATTGTTGAACGTTAGGACATTTGCCTCCTATAATTTTTCCAAGGAGGGAGAAGTCAAAACAAACTTGAAGGACGAAGAATACAAACAACATGTAGAATTGGCAAAAAAACACTGTCAACGCGGTGATGTCTTTCAGTTAGTTTTGTCCAGAAGGTTTTCCCAAAAGTTTAAGGGTGACGAGTTCAATGTCTATAGAGCATTGAGATCAATAAACCCATCTCCTTACCTTTTCTTTTTTGACTATGGCGATTTTAAAATTTTTGGAAGCTCACCGGAAGCGCAGTTGATCGTTAAAAACGGTAAAGCGGAGATCCATCCCATTGCAGGCACCTACAAACGTACTGGAAACGACGAAAAAGATGCCGAACTGGCTAAAAAATTAGCCTTGGATGACAAGGAGAACAGCGAACACGTGATGTTAGTTGACTTGGCCAGAAACGATTTAAGCCGAAATGGCAATTTGGTCAATGTGGACACCTATAGGGAGGTACAGTATTTCTCCCACGTAATCCATTTGGTCTCCAAAGTTACGGGCTTGAAAAAACCGGACATCCCTACTCTAAAAATTGTAGCGGATACATTTCCCGCTGGAACTTTAAGTGGAGCCCCAAAACACATGGCCATGCAACTCATTGAAAAATATGAAAAAACGAGTCGGAGTTATTATGGAGGGGCAATCGGTTTTATGGATTTTAATGGCAATTTTAACCATGCCATAATGATCAGAACCTTCTTAAGTAAGAATCATGAACTTCATTTTCAAGCCGGTGCAGGGCTAGTCGCGGCGTCAAATGCCGATGACGAGTTACAGGAAACGTACAATAAATTAGGGGCTTTGAATAAAGCCCTGGAAATCGCAGAAACTATCTAG
- a CDS encoding YceI family protein: protein MKKTVLSIALTMIFGFSATANSPIDGEKKEVKVNESKVTWKGYKVTGSHEGTIELKSGHLMMDGKKLTGGEFVVDMTSITNLDMASGEGKEKLEGHLKSDDFFGVENYPTAKLVITSAEPMNKNSYSVKGDLTIKGKTNPVTFVVSIYENKATATLKVDRAKYDVRYGSGSFFDNLGDKTIYDEFDLVVDLAI, encoded by the coding sequence ATGAAAAAAACAGTTTTAAGTATTGCATTGACCATGATTTTTGGATTTTCGGCAACTGCGAATTCACCAATCGATGGAGAAAAAAAAGAAGTTAAAGTAAATGAAAGTAAAGTTACGTGGAAAGGTTACAAAGTAACCGGCTCCCATGAAGGAACCATTGAGCTAAAATCTGGCCATTTGATGATGGACGGAAAAAAATTGACAGGTGGTGAATTTGTGGTAGACATGACCTCCATTACCAATTTGGATATGGCATCCGGAGAGGGAAAAGAGAAACTTGAGGGGCATTTGAAATCTGATGATTTCTTTGGGGTAGAGAATTACCCAACGGCAAAATTGGTGATCACCTCAGCAGAGCCCATGAACAAAAACTCCTATTCCGTTAAGGGCGACTTAACTATTAAAGGTAAAACCAATCCTGTAACATTTGTGGTTTCAATCTATGAAAATAAAGCTACCGCTACACTTAAGGTAGATCGAGCCAAGTATGATGTGCGATATGGTTCAGGAAGTTTCTTCGATAATCTGGGAGATAAAACAATTTATGATGAGTTCGATTTGGTAGTTGATTTAGCTATCTAG
- a CDS encoding NAD(P)H-dependent oxidoreductase, with translation MKEIIKDLNWRYATKKFDTTKKVSPEDLNTLLEATRLSASSYGLQPYHIFVVENKEIRERLKPHSWNQSQITDASHLLIFSSRQDFGEELIDEYLANVMQTRGLPGEAIKGYSEFMKSKLMSLSDTDKSIWTSRQAYIALGNLMTVAASLKIDTCAMEGFESEKYDEILGLEDQDLTTTVVLAIGYRSSSDETQHLAKVRHPKEKLFTHI, from the coding sequence ATGAAAGAAATAATAAAGGATTTAAATTGGAGATACGCTACCAAAAAATTCGACACTACAAAAAAAGTTAGTCCAGAAGACCTAAATACATTACTGGAAGCTACCAGATTGAGTGCTTCTTCCTATGGTTTACAACCTTATCACATATTTGTTGTGGAAAATAAAGAAATACGTGAAAGGTTAAAACCCCATTCTTGGAACCAATCTCAAATCACCGACGCTTCCCACCTGCTTATATTTTCAAGTAGACAGGATTTTGGCGAGGAACTGATAGATGAATACTTGGCCAATGTTATGCAAACAAGGGGGCTCCCCGGTGAGGCCATAAAAGGATATTCAGAGTTTATGAAATCTAAATTAATGAGCTTATCCGATACCGACAAAAGCATTTGGACTTCTAGACAAGCCTATATAGCCCTTGGTAATCTGATGACGGTTGCCGCTTCCTTAAAAATCGATACTTGCGCAATGGAAGGTTTCGAGTCTGAAAAATATGATGAAATCCTTGGATTGGAAGACCAAGACCTCACCACAACGGTGGTATTGGCCATAGGTTATCGTTCCAGTTCCGATGAAACACAGCATTTGGCCAAAGTGAGGCACCCAAAAGAAAAATTATTTACCCATATATAA
- a CDS encoding MarR family winged helix-turn-helix transcriptional regulator — protein MNVEEVIKTTKKIPIETRTIIHLSLVSNKVSEMMTCSLKPFGVSIQQFNVLRILRGQGDKPANLSTINDRMVTKMSNTTRLVDKLLSKGYVERQICPENRRKVEIKITKEGLNVLNDIDGIKVETEKKILSSFSQEELKKLNDLLDKF, from the coding sequence ATGAATGTTGAGGAAGTAATTAAAACTACTAAAAAAATACCTATTGAAACCAGAACTATAATACATCTGTCCTTGGTAAGTAATAAGGTAAGTGAAATGATGACCTGTAGCCTCAAACCTTTTGGAGTTTCCATTCAACAATTTAATGTACTCCGTATTTTAAGAGGTCAGGGGGATAAACCGGCTAATTTATCCACTATCAATGATAGAATGGTTACGAAAATGAGCAATACGACCCGCTTAGTGGACAAACTATTGTCCAAAGGCTATGTTGAAAGGCAAATTTGCCCGGAAAACAGAAGAAAGGTTGAGATAAAAATTACAAAAGAGGGGCTTAATGTTCTAAATGACATTGATGGCATAAAAGTTGAAACAGAAAAGAAAATCCTTTCAAGTTTTAGTCAAGAGGAGCTAAAAAAGCTTAATGATTTATTGGATAAATTTTAA